From Medicago truncatula cultivar Jemalong A17 chromosome 7, MtrunA17r5.0-ANR, whole genome shotgun sequence, a single genomic window includes:
- the LOC11413302 gene encoding hydroxymethylglutaryl-CoA lyase, mitochondrial: MQKIAQRVRFLNPNLLQSQLTSIDTTTRSVQSREITSTRELRNAFDKYKINVLSRYLNWTSGANDNHHAASYVVNRHFRADNNGICTKEFSSKLRKNIPDFVKIVEVGARDGLQNEKAIVPTDVKIELIKLLVSSGLSVVEATSFVSPKWVPQLADAKDVLAAVRDVEGASFPVLTPNLKGFEAAVAAGAKEVAVFPAASESFSKANLNCGIEDNLARCRDIASASRSLTIPVRGYISCVVGCPLEGRIAPVKVAYVAKSLYEMGISEISLGDTIGVGTPGTVIPMLEAVLDVVPIDKLAVHFHDTYGQALSNILISLQMGISTVDSSVSGLGGCPYAKGATGNVATEDVVYMLNGLGVKTNVDLGKLMHAGDFICKHLGRPTGSKAATALNKVTTCNASKL; the protein is encoded by the exons ATGCAGAAAATAGCGCAAAGGGTGCGGTTCTTGAATCCAAACTTGTTGCAATCGCAACTTACTTCTATCGATACAACAACTCGCAGTGTTCAATCTCG GGAAATTACAAGCACAAGAGAACTTAGGAATGCAtttgacaaatacaaaataaatgttttgtCTCGATACCTGAACTGGACTTCGGGGGCAAATGATAATCATCATGCTGCCAGCTATGTGGTAAACCGTCATTTTAGAGCTGATAACAATGGTATATGCACGAAGGAGTTCTCAAGCAAG CTTCGTAAAAATATTCCAGACTTTGTAAAGATAGTGGAGGTTGGTGCAAGGGATGGATTGCAAAATGAGAAGGCTATTGTTCCCACTGATGTGAAAATCGAATTGATAAAACTGCTAGTTTCTTCTGGGTTATCTGTTGTTGAGGCGACAAGTTTTGTCTCACCAAAATGGGTGCCACAG TTGGCAGATGCAAAGGATGTACTGGCAGCAGTTCGAGATGTTGAAGGTGCTAGCTTTCCTGTCTTAACTCCAAATCTCAAA GGTTTTGAGGCAGCTGTTGCTGCTGGAGCTAAAGAAGTGGCTGTTTTTCCTGCTGCTTCTGAATCATTCTCTAAAGCAAATCTCAATTGTGGCATTGAGGACAACCTTGCTCGTTGCCGCGATATTGCTTCTGCTTCTAGAAGCCTCACGATCCCAGTTCGTGG ATACATATCATGTGTTGTGGGATGTCCTCTGGAAGGAAGAATTGCTCCAGTAAAAGTAGCATACGTTGCAAAATCACTTTATGAGATGGGGATCTCGGAGATTTCATTAGGGGATACAATTGGTGTCGGTACACCTG GTACCGTCATTCCTATGCTTGAAGCTGTTCTTGATGTCGTTCCAATTGATAAGCTTGCTGTCCACTTTCATGATACTTATGGTCAAGCACTTTCAAATATTCTAATTTCACTACAG ATGGGGATCAGTACAGTGGATTCATCTGTCTCTGGTCTTGGAGGTTGTCCATATGCCAAGGGTGCAACTGGGAATGTTGCCACTGAGGATGTTGTTTATATGCTGAATGGACTTGGAGTTAAAACTAATGTGGACCTTGGAAAACTTATGCATGCTGGGGATTTCATCTGCAAACATTTAGGACGTCCTACTGGTTCAAAAGCTGCAACTGCATTGAATAAAGTTACTACATGTAATGCTTCCAAACTGTGA